A single genomic interval of bacterium harbors:
- a CDS encoding MlaE family lipid ABC transporter permease subunit has translation MTNIKFLQSEIIISGDFIISEISEIGDKLLSFVRKYQGRGLTINISAVDRIDSSGVALLDELGSIAENKSFNLVIYGESEHIRETRKIFSSESVYLEKRERFSFFYIIGEKVEETWQNIKDAFILTADAFFYAATGLVKKQGMRKGEFQNQCMLLGMNSLPIVTILGFLIGFILALQSAAQLRQFGAGIYIADLIAISMTREMGPIMTAIVFAGRSGSSITAEIATMVVTEETDALKAMGLSPVKYVLVPKIYAMTVSVPLLTAYSMVIGILGAMLVGVTYLDLGVEPFYNQVLHALIIKDVITGLVKSVVFAWIIVMVGAHFGFRVKGGAEGVGKATTASVVVSIFLVILADSILGLIFYFGKGIEF, from the coding sequence ATGACTAATATAAAATTTTTACAATCAGAAATTATTATTTCCGGAGATTTCATTATCTCCGAAATTTCCGAAATTGGAGATAAACTTCTCTCTTTTGTACGCAAATATCAGGGAAGAGGATTAACAATCAATATCTCTGCTGTTGATAGGATAGACAGCAGCGGTGTTGCATTGTTGGATGAGTTAGGTTCAATAGCCGAAAATAAATCTTTTAATTTGGTTATTTACGGAGAGAGTGAACACATAAGAGAAACCAGAAAAATATTTTCGTCTGAATCTGTATATTTAGAAAAAAGAGAGAGGTTCTCGTTTTTTTATATAATTGGTGAAAAAGTTGAGGAAACATGGCAAAATATAAAGGACGCCTTTATTCTGACAGCAGATGCATTCTTTTATGCTGCTACCGGACTAGTTAAAAAACAGGGCATGCGCAAGGGAGAATTTCAGAATCAGTGTATGCTCCTGGGGATGAATAGTCTGCCCATAGTAACAATCCTCGGATTTCTGATAGGTTTTATATTAGCTCTTCAATCCGCTGCACAGCTTAGACAATTCGGAGCAGGAATCTATATTGCAGATCTTATAGCCATATCCATGACCCGTGAGATGGGCCCGATTATGACAGCAATTGTTTTTGCAGGAAGAAGCGGCTCATCAATAACAGCGGAAATTGCAACAATGGTTGTAACAGAAGAGACTGACGCATTAAAAGCAATGGGATTAAGTCCTGTTAAATATGTTCTTGTACCTAAAATTTATGCAATGACTGTCAGTGTTCCTCTTTTAACTGCTTATTCTATGGTAATAGGTATTTTAGGAGCAATGCTTGTGGGAGTAACCTACCTCGACCTTGGTGTGGAGCCCTTTTACAATCAGGTACTGCATGCACTTATAATCAAAGATGTAATTACAGGACTTGTAAAAAGTGTTGTATTCGCATGGATAATAGTAATGGTCGGAGCCCACTTTGGTTTTCGTGTCAAAGGCGGAGCAGAAGGTGTAGGCAAGGCCACAACCGCCAGTGTAGTTGTCTCTATTTTTCTTGTGATCCTTGCAGATAGTATTCTAGGCCTGATTTTTTACTTCGGAAA
- a CDS encoding MCE family protein translates to MISKSQKIRLGVFFTILVFLTILIFVLIIAPKMFQDRDIYYIGFKDVSVAGLQEGSSVKYHGLTVGFVNKISIDPKDITRVIVELSLEPRLPIKNDTKAEMFYIGITGLKVIELRSGTNEAENLKPGSFIQAGRSIAESITGRADVITEKAEIILNNIAKLINEKNTERFLGMVENTSILMNEVSNLLQHNRDALNTTIANTEQISGDLAAMSGRMKKVVAEFETFAMSDSLKQALGDFAEIASALRQARLVQLIRDMNITLNRANGILKEIEINVAKGSSNLVYSVESMRESIDYLNQFSRMISEDPSVIIRGTKPKNAPDYKLGK, encoded by the coding sequence ATGATCAGCAAATCACAGAAAATAAGATTAGGCGTATTTTTTACAATCCTTGTTTTTCTGACAATATTAATATTCGTCCTTATCATTGCTCCCAAAATGTTTCAGGATAGAGACATCTACTATATCGGATTTAAAGACGTTTCCGTAGCAGGGCTGCAGGAAGGAAGCAGCGTTAAGTATCATGGGCTTACAGTCGGCTTTGTAAATAAAATTTCAATTGATCCGAAAGACATTACCCGTGTTATTGTTGAATTAAGTCTTGAACCCAGACTCCCGATAAAAAATGATACAAAAGCAGAAATGTTTTACATCGGTATTACAGGGCTTAAGGTCATTGAGCTTAGAAGCGGCACCAATGAAGCTGAAAATTTAAAACCCGGAAGCTTTATTCAGGCAGGGAGATCAATTGCAGAATCAATAACAGGCAGGGCTGATGTCATTACTGAAAAAGCGGAAATAATTTTAAACAACATTGCTAAACTTATTAATGAGAAAAATACCGAACGATTTCTCGGGATGGTAGAGAATACATCTATCTTGATGAATGAAGTCAGTAATCTTCTACAGCATAACAGAGATGCGCTCAATACAACAATAGCAAATACCGAACAGATTTCAGGAGACCTTGCTGCAATGTCAGGCAGGATGAAAAAAGTTGTGGCAGAATTTGAAACCTTTGCAATGTCTGATTCTTTAAAACAAGCTCTTGGTGATTTTGCTGAGATTGCCAGCGCTTTAAGACAGGCAAGACTTGTACAGCTTATTCGTGATATGAATATTACGTTAAACAGAGCTAACGGGATTTTGAAGGAAATCGAAATAAATGTTGCCAAGGGAAGCAGTAATCTTGTATATTCAGTTGAATCCATGAGAGAGAGCATTGACTATCTTAATCAGTTTTCCCGAATGATCTCTGAAGATCCCTCGGTAATTATCAGAGGTACAAAACCTAAAAACGCACCAGATTATAAACTGGGGAAATAA
- a CDS encoding homocysteine biosynthesis protein: MAKSYEEINEKIKSGKAVVLSAEEVIEAVKQKGLKRAAQEVDVVTTGTFGAMCSSGAFLNFGHSKPKIKAAKVQINGVEAYSGIAAVDCYIGATKRRGNDLYGGGHVIHDLVSGKEVEVFAESDGTDCYPNQKIKKRMALKDFPDAFLFCPRNGYQNYNCAVNMSSKTVYTYMGALKPDMANASYSGAGQLSPLMNDPYFKTIGIGTRIFLGGGIGYVAGPGTQHNPSPQRGKNGVPVRPAGTLAVTGDLKQMSGDFLKGTFFKGYGPTLMVGLGIPIPILNEEILGFTAVSNKDIIVPVVDYGYDYPNGIGGVIGEVTVSDIEEKEILVKGKRIPCVQLSNIKKARQIAATLKKWIENGQFLISQPAELIPSSRDVA, from the coding sequence ATGGCAAAAAGTTACGAAGAGATCAATGAAAAAATAAAATCCGGTAAAGCAGTCGTACTTTCCGCTGAAGAAGTAATAGAAGCAGTCAAACAAAAAGGCCTGAAAAGGGCCGCTCAGGAAGTTGATGTTGTAACTACCGGAACTTTCGGAGCAATGTGTTCATCAGGAGCTTTTCTTAATTTTGGACATTCAAAACCAAAAATCAAAGCTGCAAAAGTCCAAATAAACGGAGTTGAAGCTTACAGCGGTATTGCAGCGGTAGACTGCTACATAGGTGCAACTAAAAGAAGAGGAAATGACCTGTACGGCGGAGGCCATGTGATTCATGATCTGGTATCAGGAAAAGAAGTTGAAGTATTTGCCGAAAGTGACGGAACCGACTGTTATCCGAATCAGAAAATCAAAAAAAGAATGGCTCTTAAGGATTTTCCCGATGCGTTTCTTTTCTGTCCGAGAAACGGATATCAAAACTACAACTGTGCAGTTAATATGTCATCAAAAACAGTGTACACATACATGGGCGCACTTAAACCTGATATGGCAAATGCTTCCTATTCCGGTGCGGGCCAATTGAGCCCTCTTATGAATGACCCCTATTTTAAGACAATCGGCATAGGAACCCGGATATTCCTTGGCGGAGGTATAGGCTACGTTGCAGGCCCTGGTACTCAGCACAATCCTTCTCCACAGCGGGGCAAAAACGGTGTGCCTGTACGCCCTGCAGGCACTCTCGCTGTTACAGGGGATTTAAAACAAATGTCAGGCGACTTTTTAAAAGGAACATTCTTTAAAGGATACGGCCCGACACTAATGGTAGGGCTCGGTATCCCCATCCCAATACTAAATGAAGAGATTCTTGGATTTACAGCAGTAAGCAACAAAGATATTATTGTACCTGTTGTAGATTACGGATACGATTATCCCAACGGAATCGGAGGTGTCATAGGAGAAGTCACTGTTTCCGATATTGAGGAAAAGGAGATTTTGGTCAAAGGAAAGAGAATTCCGTGTGTACAGCTCTCAAACATAAAAAAGGCAAGGCAGATAGCTGCAACTCTGAAAAAATGGATAGAAAACGGTCAATTCCTGATTTCACAGCCTGCTGAGCTGATACCGAGCAGCAGAGACGTTGCATAG